In Nycticebus coucang isolate mNycCou1 chromosome 9, mNycCou1.pri, whole genome shotgun sequence, the following are encoded in one genomic region:
- the LOC128594092 gene encoding HLA class I histocompatibility antigen, alpha chain G-like isoform X1, whose amino-acid sequence MGVTASRTLPLLLWVTLVLTETLAGSHSMRYFSTSVSRPGRGEAQYIEVGYVDDTQFVRFDSDAENPRVEPRAPWVEREEPEYWDEETQRVKDLTQNFRMNLETLRRYYNQSEDGSHTLQLMYGCYVGSDGRLLHGYWQYAYDGADYIALNQDLRSWTAADMAAQISQRKLEAEGAAERHRTYVEGTCVEWLHKYLENGKDTLQRVDPPKAYVTHHPISDHEATLRCWALGFYPAEITLTWQQDGEDQTQDTQLIETRPSGDNRTFQKWAAVVVPSGEEQRYTCHVQHEGLREPLTLRWEPPSLPLAIIAGMVLLGTVLMGAVVAAVMWRKKNSGPLTGHFLPTGGKGGSYSPAAT is encoded by the exons ATGGGAGTCACAGCTTCCAGAACCCTACCCCTGCTGCTGTGGGTGACCCTGGTCCTGACCGAGACCTTGGCGG GCTCCCACTCCATGAGGTATTTCAGTACCTCCGTGTCCCGGCCCGGCCGCGGGGAGGCCCAGTACATCGAAGTGGGCTACGTGGACGACACGCAATTCGTGCGGTTCGACAGCGACGCTGAGAATCCGAGGGTGGAGCCGCGGGCGCCGTGGGTGGAACGGGAGGAGCCAGAGTATTGGGACGAGGAGACGCAGCGCGTCAAAGACCTCACACAGAATTTCCGAATGAACCTGGAGACTCTGCGCCGCTACTACAACCAGAGCGAGGACG GGTCTCACACCCTCCAGTTGATGTATGGCTGCTACGTTGGGTCGGACGGGCGCCTCCTCCACGGGTACTGGCAGTACGCCTACGACGGCGCCGACTACATCGCCCTGAACCAGGACCTGCGCTCCTGGACCGCGGCGGACATGGCGGCTCAGATCTCCCAGCGCAAGTTGGAGGCGGAAGGTGCAGCGGAGAGACACAGGACCTATGTGGAGGGCACGTGCGTGGAATGGCTCCACAAATACCTGGAGAACGGCAAAGACACGCTGCAGCGCGTGG ATCCCCCAAAGGCATATGTGACCCACCACCCCATCTCTGACCATGAGGCCACCCTGAGGTGCTGGGCCCTGGGCTTCTACCCTGCGGAGATCACACTGACCTGGCAGCAGGATGGGGAGGACCAGACCCAGGACACCCAACTTATAGAGACCAGGCCTTCAGGGGACAACCGAACCTTCCAGAAGTGGGCTGCTGTGGTGGTGCCTTCTGGAGAGGAGCAGAGATACACGTGCCATGTGCAGCATGAGGGGCTGCGGGAGCccctcaccctgagatggg AgccaccttcccttcccttggccaTCATTGCTGGCATGGTTCTACTTGGAACTGTGCTCATGGGAGCTGTGGTTGCTGCTGTGATGTGGAGGAAGAAGAACTCAG GGCCTCTCACAGGGCATTTTCTTCCCACAGGTGGAAAAGGAGGGAGCTACTCTCCAGCTGCAA CCTGA
- the LOC128594092 gene encoding patr class I histocompatibility antigen, A-126 alpha chain-like isoform X3, with amino-acid sequence MGVTASRTLPLLLWVTLVLTETLAGSHSMRYFSTSVSRPGRGEAQYIEVGYVDDTQFVRFDSDAENPRVEPRAPWVEREEPEYWDEETQRVKDLTQNFRMNLETLRRYYNQSEDGSHTLQLMYGCYVGSDGRLLHGYWQYAYDGADYIALNQDLRSWTAADMAAQISQRKLEAEGAAERHRTYVEGTCVEWLHKYLENGKDTLQRVDPPKAYVTHHPISDHEATLRCWALGFYPAEITLTWQQDGEDQTQDTQLIETRPSGDNRTFQKWAAVVVPSGEEQRYTCHVQHEGLREPLTLRWEPPSLPLAIIAGMVLLGTVLMGAVVAAVMWRKKNSGGKGGSYSPAASMDSAQRSCVSLTACKPETAALCGTKCSHLPFVTSGASDFSFCRCF; translated from the exons ATGGGAGTCACAGCTTCCAGAACCCTACCCCTGCTGCTGTGGGTGACCCTGGTCCTGACCGAGACCTTGGCGG GCTCCCACTCCATGAGGTATTTCAGTACCTCCGTGTCCCGGCCCGGCCGCGGGGAGGCCCAGTACATCGAAGTGGGCTACGTGGACGACACGCAATTCGTGCGGTTCGACAGCGACGCTGAGAATCCGAGGGTGGAGCCGCGGGCGCCGTGGGTGGAACGGGAGGAGCCAGAGTATTGGGACGAGGAGACGCAGCGCGTCAAAGACCTCACACAGAATTTCCGAATGAACCTGGAGACTCTGCGCCGCTACTACAACCAGAGCGAGGACG GGTCTCACACCCTCCAGTTGATGTATGGCTGCTACGTTGGGTCGGACGGGCGCCTCCTCCACGGGTACTGGCAGTACGCCTACGACGGCGCCGACTACATCGCCCTGAACCAGGACCTGCGCTCCTGGACCGCGGCGGACATGGCGGCTCAGATCTCCCAGCGCAAGTTGGAGGCGGAAGGTGCAGCGGAGAGACACAGGACCTATGTGGAGGGCACGTGCGTGGAATGGCTCCACAAATACCTGGAGAACGGCAAAGACACGCTGCAGCGCGTGG ATCCCCCAAAGGCATATGTGACCCACCACCCCATCTCTGACCATGAGGCCACCCTGAGGTGCTGGGCCCTGGGCTTCTACCCTGCGGAGATCACACTGACCTGGCAGCAGGATGGGGAGGACCAGACCCAGGACACCCAACTTATAGAGACCAGGCCTTCAGGGGACAACCGAACCTTCCAGAAGTGGGCTGCTGTGGTGGTGCCTTCTGGAGAGGAGCAGAGATACACGTGCCATGTGCAGCATGAGGGGCTGCGGGAGCccctcaccctgagatggg AgccaccttcccttcccttggccaTCATTGCTGGCATGGTTCTACTTGGAACTGTGCTCATGGGAGCTGTGGTTGCTGCTGTGATGTGGAGGAAGAAGAACTCAG GTGGAAAAGGAGGGAGCTACTCTCCAGCTGCAAGTAT GGACAGTGCCCAGAGATCCTGTGTGTCTCTCACAGCTTGTA agCCTGAGACAGCTGCCTTGTGTGGGACTAAGTGTTCACATCTCCCCTTCGTGACATCAGGAGCCTCTGACTTCTCTTTCTGCAGATGTTTCTGA
- the LOC128594092 gene encoding patr class I histocompatibility antigen, A-126 alpha chain-like isoform X2 encodes MGVTASRTLPLLLWVTLVLTETLAGSHSMRYFSTSVSRPGRGEAQYIEVGYVDDTQFVRFDSDAENPRVEPRAPWVEREEPEYWDEETQRVKDLTQNFRMNLETLRRYYNQSEDGSHTLQLMYGCYVGSDGRLLHGYWQYAYDGADYIALNQDLRSWTAADMAAQISQRKLEAEGAAERHRTYVEGTCVEWLHKYLENGKDTLQRVDPPKAYVTHHPISDHEATLRCWALGFYPAEITLTWQQDGEDQTQDTQLIETRPSGDNRTFQKWAAVVVPSGEEQRYTCHVQHEGLREPLTLRWEPPSLPLAIIAGMVLLGTVLMGAVVAAVMWRKKNSGGKGGSYSPAAT; translated from the exons ATGGGAGTCACAGCTTCCAGAACCCTACCCCTGCTGCTGTGGGTGACCCTGGTCCTGACCGAGACCTTGGCGG GCTCCCACTCCATGAGGTATTTCAGTACCTCCGTGTCCCGGCCCGGCCGCGGGGAGGCCCAGTACATCGAAGTGGGCTACGTGGACGACACGCAATTCGTGCGGTTCGACAGCGACGCTGAGAATCCGAGGGTGGAGCCGCGGGCGCCGTGGGTGGAACGGGAGGAGCCAGAGTATTGGGACGAGGAGACGCAGCGCGTCAAAGACCTCACACAGAATTTCCGAATGAACCTGGAGACTCTGCGCCGCTACTACAACCAGAGCGAGGACG GGTCTCACACCCTCCAGTTGATGTATGGCTGCTACGTTGGGTCGGACGGGCGCCTCCTCCACGGGTACTGGCAGTACGCCTACGACGGCGCCGACTACATCGCCCTGAACCAGGACCTGCGCTCCTGGACCGCGGCGGACATGGCGGCTCAGATCTCCCAGCGCAAGTTGGAGGCGGAAGGTGCAGCGGAGAGACACAGGACCTATGTGGAGGGCACGTGCGTGGAATGGCTCCACAAATACCTGGAGAACGGCAAAGACACGCTGCAGCGCGTGG ATCCCCCAAAGGCATATGTGACCCACCACCCCATCTCTGACCATGAGGCCACCCTGAGGTGCTGGGCCCTGGGCTTCTACCCTGCGGAGATCACACTGACCTGGCAGCAGGATGGGGAGGACCAGACCCAGGACACCCAACTTATAGAGACCAGGCCTTCAGGGGACAACCGAACCTTCCAGAAGTGGGCTGCTGTGGTGGTGCCTTCTGGAGAGGAGCAGAGATACACGTGCCATGTGCAGCATGAGGGGCTGCGGGAGCccctcaccctgagatggg AgccaccttcccttcccttggccaTCATTGCTGGCATGGTTCTACTTGGAACTGTGCTCATGGGAGCTGTGGTTGCTGCTGTGATGTGGAGGAAGAAGAACTCAG GTGGAAAAGGAGGGAGCTACTCTCCAGCTGCAA CCTGA